AGGTAGAGGAGCCGGCCTGGTTGTGGCCGCGTCAGCCGCCGATCCGCGAACGTAAAACTATCCCGGTTAGCTGGCTGAAAATCACGCTGTACGAAGGTCGCAACCGTCAGGTGCGACGTATGACTGCGCATATCGGCTACCCAACGCTGCGTTTGATTCGCTACAGTATGGCCGGCCAGACTCTTGATGGATTGCACCCCGGCGAATGGAGGGAGATTGACCATGTTTAAACCGCATGTGACCGTGGCCTGCGTTGTACAGGCGGAAGGCCATTTTCTGGTTGTTGAAGAAGAAATTAACCACCGGCGTCTGTGGAACCAGCCTGCCGGTCATCTGGAAGCGGACGAAACGCTGATTCAGGCGGCACAGCGAGAGCTGTTTGAGGAAACCGGCATCCGCGCCACACCGCAAAGCTTCCTGCAACTGCATCAGTGGATCGCGCCGGACAAAACGCCCTTTCTGCGTTTTTGTTTCACGCTTGACCTGCCCGAGCGGCTGCCCACCACCCCGCACGACAGCGATATCGCCTGCTGCCACTGGCTGAAGCCGGAAGTCATTCTCCAGGCTGATTGCCTGCGATCCCCGCTGGTGGCCGCCAGCCTGGTATGCTATCAGCGCGGCCAGCGCTACCCGCTAAGTATACTGGAAGCCTTCAACTGGCCGTTTCCCGATCCGGCCTGATGCTGCCTGCCCGGCACGCTGTTTCTCAGACTGCGTGTCATCTCCGCCCGGAAAATGTGTTTCCGGGGTAAAGGTGTTATCAGGATAAGAATGTGTTATCAGGAGAAATGTGTGATCAAGATAAATGTGTTAACCTGTTGCGCCTGTTTTTCGCTTTAACGCTTTACACCACATCATTGAGTTCGCGAGACGTCCATGTCAGATAACAGCCAGAAAAAAGTCATTGTCGGTATGTCCGGCGGTGTTGACTCATCGGTATCCGCCTACCTGCTGCAACAGCAGGGGTATCGGGTAGAAGGCCTGTTCATGAAGAACTGGGAAGAAGATGACGATACGGAGTATTGCTCCGCCGCCACCGATTTGGCCGATGCGCAGGCTGTCTGCGACAAGCTGGGCATTGAACTGCACACCGTCAATTTCGCCGCCGAATACTGGGACAACGTTTTTGAGCACTTTCTGGCGGAATACCGCGCCGGTCGCACGCCCAATCCCGATATTTTGTGCAACAAGGAAATCAAGTTCAAAGCCTTCCTGGAGTTTGCCGCCGAGGATTTAGGGGCGGATTACATCGCTACCGGCCATTACGTGCGCCGTAAGGACGTGGATGGTAAAAGCCGCCTGCTGCGCGGTCTGGACGGCAACAAGGACCAGAGCTACTTCCTGTATACCCTAAGCTATCAGCAACTGGCGCAGAGCCTGTTCCCGGTCGGCGAGCTGGAAAAACCGCAGGTGCGCGAAATCGCGGAACAACTGGATCTGGCGACCGCCCGGAAAAAAGATTCCACCGGCATTTGCTTCATCGGCGAGCGCAAATTCCGCGACTTTCTGGCGCGCTACCTGCCCGCACAGCCCGGCCCGATTCTGTCCGTCGACGATGGCAAGGTGATGGGCGAACATCAGGGGCTGATGTACCACACGCTGGGGCAGCGCAAAGGGCTTGGCATTGGCGGCGTAAAAGAAGGCGGCGACGACCCGTGGTACGTGGTCGACAAAGATGTCGCCAACAACGTGCTGTATGTCGCGCAGGGCCATGAACACCCGCGCCTGATGTCTGTCGGCCTGATTGCCCAGCAACTGCACTGGGTCGATCGTGAACCGCTGACTCAACCGCTGCGTTGCGCGGTAAAAACCCGCTATCGTCAGGCCGATATTCCCTGCCTGCTGACGCCGCTCGACGCAGACCGCATCGAAGTCCGTTTTGATGAGCCGGTGGCCGCGGTCACGCCGGGTCAGTCCGCGGTATTTTATCAGGGCGAAGTCTGCCTTGGCGGCGGCATCATCGAAGAGCGTCTGCGCTCGGCGCAATAAGCGGCCGCCGCACCTGCCAAAGGGAACCGTACCGGTTCCCTTTGCGTTTCTGACATCCCCTACGAGAAATCAATCGCATCAGTGCGCTGCGTCAAATAAAACACGGTGCGGGCACCTTTTCCGTTTTCATGACACTAAACTTGAATTGCCGGACAATCGAGTCTGACGATTTTCAGCGTGAACAAGGTTTTACCGGGTTCATACTGGGTTCATGCTGGGTTCATGCTGATTTTTATGGCATGATCACCGCCCTTTTCGGCTGTATGGGTGAAAAAGCCGGGGCATGTTCGCCGGCGTTTATTTTTTCCTCTGGACCGAACCGGAAACACAGACAGGTATTCCGACCTCGCACGCCGGCCAGATGATGTTGACAGGAGCAATTGTGGCTAAAAACTATCATGACATTACGCTGGCAATGGCAGGCATCTGCCAGTCTGCTCATTTGGTGCAGCAATTAGCTCATCAGGGCAGTTGTGATATGGATGCGTTAAAAGCGTCACTGAAAAGCATCATGAACATTAATCCGCCCAGCACACTGGATGTTTTTGGCAACACGGAACGTAATCTAAAAATCGGGCTGGAAACCCTGCTGGGTATTCTCAATTCGTCGCGCGAAGGGCTGGGCGCGGAGCTGTCGCGCTATACCTTCAGCCTGATGGTGCTGGAACGCCGCCTGCACAATAACCGCGAAGCGATGAACGATCTGGGTAGCCGCATCAGCCAGTTGGACCGGCAGTTGGAGCACTACGACTTGCTGTCGGACACCTTCATTAATGTGCTGGCCGGCATTTATGTGGACGTGATCAGCAAACTCGGCCCGCGCATTCAGGTGACAGGCGCGCAGGAAGTGCTGAAGAACCCGCAGATTCAGGCGAAGGTGCGGGCAGCGCTGCTGGCCGGAATCCGCGCCGCCGTACTCTGGCAACAGGTGGGCGGCAGCCGGCTGCAATTGATGTTCTCCCGCAGCAAGCTGGTGCGCCACGCGCAGGAGATCCTGGCCCGCTGCCACGACTGACCGGAACCCGTGCATCCGTGCATTGACGGCGGCCGCTTATTCCGGTTCGGCCGCCGCCATGAGATACTATCGATATTAAGATACTATCTGCCTGATACTGTCTGCCTAAGATACTGTCTACCTAAGATGCTATCTGCATGAGATGCTATCCGCCATGAAATGCTATTCGTCATGCGATAGGATGACGACAACCAATGTTCTTTATTTGAAAACAATCCCAGGAGTTGCTTGCGATGGAATTATCCTCACTGACCGCCGTTTCCCCCATTGATGGACGCTACGGCGATAAAGTCAGCATGTTGCGCACTATTTTCAGCGAATACGGTCTGCTGAAATTCCGTGTGCAGGTTGAAGTACGTTGGCTGCAAAAACTGGCGGCCTGTGCAGAAATCAGGGAAGTTCCTGCATTTGATGCTGACGCAAACGCTTTCCTTGATAAAATCATCGCTGAATTCAGCGAAGAAGACGCCGCGCGCATCAAAACCATCGAACGCACCACTAACCATGACGTCAAAGCGGTGGAGTATTTCCTGAAGGAAAAAGTGGCGGCGGTCCCGGCGCTGCATGCCGTGAACGAATTTATCCATTTCGCCTGCACCTCCGAGGATATCAATAACCTGTCCCACGCCCTGATGCTGGACGCCGCCCGCCGCGATGTGCTGTTGCCGTTCTGGCGCAATATCATTGACGCCATCAAACAGCTGGCGCTGCAGTATCGCGACATTCCGCTGCTGTCCCGCACCCACGGCCAGCCGGCTACGCCGTCCACCATCGGTAAAGAGTTTGCCAACGTCGCCTACCGTATGGAGCGCCAGTTCCGTCAACTGCAGCAGGTGGAAATTCTGGGCAAAATCAACGGCGCCGTGGGGAACTATAACGCCCATATGGTGGCTTACCCGGCAGTCGACTGGCACCAGTTCAGCGAAAGTTTCGTCACCTCGCTGGGCATCCAGTGGAACCCCTACACCACGCAGATTGAACCGCATGACTACATTGCCGAACTGTTCGACTGCGTCGCCCGTTTCAACACCATTTTGATCGACTTCGACCGCGATGTATGGGGCTACGTCGCCCTCAACCACTTCAAACAGAAAACCATCGCCGGCGAAATCGGCTCGTCAACCATGCCGCACAAAGTCAACCCGATCGACTTTGAAAACTCCGAAGGCAACCTCGGCCTGGCTAACGCGGTGATGGGCCACCTCGCCAGCAAATTGCCGGTATCCCGCTGGCAGCGCGATCTGACCGACTCCACGGTGCTGCGCAACCTGGGCGTGGGCGTAGGCTATGCGGTCATCGCTTATCAGGCGTCCCTGAAAGGCATCAGCAAGCTGGAAGTCAACCGCGATCGTCTGCTGGATGAACTGGATCACAACTGGGAAGTGCTGGCCGAGCCGATCCAGACGGTGATGCGCCGTTACGGCATTGAGAAGCCGTACGAAAAACTCAAAGAACTGACCCGCGGCAAGCGCGTGGACGCCGAAGGCATGAAAGCCTTTATCGACGGGCTGGCGCTGCCGGAAGACGAAAAAACCCGTCTCAAAGCGCTGACCCCGGCCAATTACATCGGCCGCGCCGTGAAACTGGTCGACGAACTCTGATCCTATTTCTGACCCTACTCCGGGCGGCATTCTCTCGCCGCCCGGCTCATTTCCTGCCTCCCTGTTTAGCCTCAGTTGAGCACAACTGTGGATAATGCTGACGAACCCGCCGACAATGGCGTATTTCTATCTATGACTCTACTGGACTGGGCTATCCCGGACTGGGCTATCCTGGATTGAGGCAAACGTGCTGGTGCACGCCGCCAGGTCTGTACAACACGTTGATAGTTCACTACGTTTACGTCGATAGCTCACTGAGTTTGGATAGACTCCATCAGGAAAATGACCGAGGAAAACGTCATGCGCATTCTTGTCGTTGAAGATAATGTTCTGTTACGCCATCACCTGAATGTCCAGTTAAATGAAATGGGGCACCAGGTTGATGCGGCGGCGGACGCGAAAGAAGCGGATTATTTCCTTCAGGAACACGCGCCGGATATCGCCATCGTCGACCTGGGCCTGCCGGTGGAAGACGGCACCAGTTTGATCCGCCGCTGGCGCGCGCATCAGGTCAAATTACCGATTCTGGTCCTCACCGCACGGGAAAGCTGGCAGGAAAAAGTGGCGGTGCTGGAAGCCGGCGCCGACGATTACGTCACCAAACCGTTTCACATCGAGGAAGTGGTGGCGCGCATGCAGGCGCTGATGCGTCGCAACAGCGGTCTGGCTTCCCAAATCATCAGCCTGCCGCCCTTTGAGGTCGACCTGTCGCGCCGGGAATTGCTGGTACATGGCGACCCGGTCAAGCTGACGGCGTTTGAATACACCATCATCGAAACCTTGATCCGCAACAATGGCAAGGTAGTCAGCAAGGAGTCGCTGATGCTGCAACTGTACCCGGACGCCGAATTGCGGGAAAGCCACACCATCGACGTGCTGATGGGCCGACTGCGCAAAAAATTGCAGACCGCCAATTCCCACGATGTCATCACCACCGTTCGCGGGCAGGGTTACCGCTTCGATATCTAATCATGCTGGACGGCCTATTTCATTCTGGACGACATATTGAAAAAATCTCCTTTTTCGCTGCGATTTCGCTTTCTGATCGCGACCGCCGCGGTGGTGCTGGCGCTGACGCTCTCCTACGGTATCGTCGCCGTGGTGGGCTACAGCGTCAGTTTCGATAAAACCTCATTTCGCCTGCTACGCGGCGAAAGCAACCTGTTCTACAGCCTGGCGCAATGGCACGATAATCAACTGACCATCGCCACGCCGCCTGAAATCGACATCAATTACCCGACGCTGGTGTTTATCTACGATAAGCACGGCAAACTGCTGTGGCGGGAACGCGCCGTCCCAGAGCTGGAATCGCAGATCAAACCGGAATGGCTGGAAAAAACCGACTATCACGAGCTGGACGCCGACACCAACACCAGTAACGCGGTATTGCAAGGCAGCAACCCGCAGATGCTGGACAAACTGCACGCCTACAGTTCAGAAGACAAAACGCCGTTCACCCATTCTATCGCCGTCAATGTTTACCCGGCCTCCGAGCGCCTGCCCAAGATGGTGATTGTGGTAGTAGACCGGGTGCCGCAGGAACTACAACAGGCTGATGTAGTCTGGGAGTGGTTCCGCTACGTGTTTATCGCCCATTTGGTGCTGGTATTGCCGTTGCTGTGGCTGGCGGCGCACTGGAGCCTGCGGCCGATCAAACATCTGGTGCATCAGATCAGCGAGCTGGAACACGGCTCCCGCGAGCATCTGGACGAAAATCCGCCGCGGGAATTGAACAGTCTGGTGCGCAACCTGAATACGTTGCTGAGCAATGAGCGCCAGCGCTATCACAAATACCGCACTACCCTCACCGACCTGACCCACAGCCTGAAAACGCCGCTGGCCGTGTTGCAAACCACGCTGCGTTCGCTGCGTACCGGTAAAGAACTGACTATCGAGCAGGCCGAACCGATCATGCTGACGCAAATCAGCCGCATCTCGCAGCAAATCGGCTATTACCTGCATCGCGCCAGCGTGCGAACGGAACATCTGACCATCACGCGGGAAGTGCACTCCGTTCCGGCGCAGTTGGACGCGCTCTGCTCTGCGCTGAACAAAGTGTACCAGCGTAAAGGCGTGGTGCTGACGATGGACATCGCCCCGGAGCTGACCTTCATCGGCGAGAAAAACGATTTTATGGAGGTGATGGGCAACATTCTCGACAACGCCTGTAAATACTGTCTGGAGTTCGTGGAAATCAGTGCCCGTTACTCTGGCCAGAAGCTGCATCTGGTGATTGAGGACGATGGCCCCGGCATTCCCGACAGCAAACGGGAACTGATTTTCCAGCGCGGGCAGCGGGCGGACACCTTGCGCCCCGGTCAGGGCATCGGGCTGTCGGTCGCGGCGGAAATCATCGAGCAGTATCAGGGCGAAATTCTGATCGGTACCAGTGCGCTCGGCGGCGCCAAGGTGGAAGCCATTTTCGGCCGCCAGCATCTTGGCCAGAATGAGAACTGACGCCATCAGGCCTGGCATTAACCGTCTACAATACAGGGAAAACCACCGTCTGCCGGTCGATAAGGTTAAGGGCCTTTTACCCCTTCCGCCTCGTCCGTGAATTAAGGACGGGACACCATCACGGCGACTTCGTTATAATCGCCGACAGCTCCCTGTTACTGGAAATGCGTTATGGACTACCAACTTAATCTCGACTGGCAGGATTTTCTGACCCACCACTGGCAAAAAAAACCGGTAATCATCAAAGGTGGTTTCCGCCATTTCATCGATCCGATTACCCCGGATGAATTAGCCGGGCTCGCCATGGAAAACGAGGTGGACAGCCGACTGGTAAGCCATCAGGACGGCCGCTGGGATGTCAGCCACGGTCCATTCGAAAGCTACGATCATCTGGGAGAAAGCAACTGGTCTTTGCTGGTGCAGGCGGTCGACCACTGGCATGAACCTTCCGCCGCGCTGATGCGCCCTTTCCGTCAGTTGCCCGACTGGCGCATTGACGACCTGATGATTTCCTTCTCGGTGCCGGGCGGCGGCGTCGGTCCGCATCTGGATCAGTACGACGTGTTTATCATTCAGGGCACCGGCCGCCGTCGCTGGCGCGTGGGCGACAAAGTGCCGATGAAGCAGCACTGCCCGCATCCTGACCTGTTGCAGGTCGCCCCATTCGACGCCATTATCGATGAGGAACTGGAACCCGGCGACATTCTCTATATTCCGCCCAGTTTCCCGCATGAAGGCTATTCGCTGGAAAACTCGCTCAACTACTCGGTAGGCTTCCGCGCGCCCAGTTCCCGTGAGTTGGTCAGCGGTTTTGCCGACTACGTGCTGTCTCGTGAACTGGGCGGACAGCGCTACAGCGACCCGGACATTCCCGCGCGTCCACACCCGGCGGACATCCTGCCGCAGGAGCTGGATAAACTACAGCACATGATGCTGGATCTGGTGCAGCATAAAGACGCGTTCCGCCAGTGGTTCGGCGAATTTGTCTCCCAGTCGCGTCATGAACTGGATCTGGCGCCGCCGGAGCCGCCTTATCAGCCGGGCGAAATGTACGACCTGCTGCAACAGGGCGAAGCGTTGCGCCGTCTTGGCGGATTGCGGGTGGTGCGTATCGGCGAGGACTGCTTCGTCAACGGCGAGCATCTGGACAGCCGCCAGTCGCAAGCGATCGCCGTGCTGGCGCAGTACGACGTATTGGATGCCAAACGCCTTGGCGATGCGCTGGACGATCCCTCGTTCCTTGCCCAGTTGACCGCGTTGGTCAACAGCGGTTATTGGTATTTTGTTGACTGACGGTATTTTGTCGACTGATTAGCGACACCCGATCACCTAAAACACCAGAGACGCCATGCGGCGTCTCTTTTTTTTCCAAAACTTTGCCAAAACCTACAACCCGTCAGGCTTTAACCGACACACTCTTGCTGCTGGTGTGCCGGGTTTTGGCCCGTAACGCGGTCAGTTCGGCGATACGCATGATCACCGCCACTGCGCTTTCCATCCCTTCCAGCGTGACAAACTCGTGCTTGCCGTGAGCATTGTACCCGCCGGTAAACAGATTCGGGCACGGCAACCCCCGGAAGGAAAGCTGCGCACCATCGGTGCCGCCGCGAATCGGCTGCATCAGCGGCGTAATGTCGCAATCACGCATCGCCTGCTGCGCCAGCGCGATGATATGCGGGTACTGTTCCACCTGCTCGCGCATGTTGTAGTAGCTGTCGGTAATTGTGACCTCGATATAACAATCCGGGTGCAACCCTTTACCTACCGTTTCGGCAATCTCCAGCAGGGTTTTCTTGCGCCGTTCGAAACCGTCGCGCTCAAAATCCCGGATGCTGTAGTGCAGTTCGGCCCGCTCCACCGTCCCTTTCGCGCTGTGCAGATGATAGAACCCCTGATAACCTTCGGTCTGTTCCGGAACTTCATTAGCCGGCACCAGTTGGTGGAAACGCGTCGCCAGCGACAGCGCATTAACCATTACCCCTTTGGCCCAGCCAGGATGCACATTGTTGCCGACAATCTTCACCACCGCCGAGGCGGCATTGAAGTTTTCATACTCCAGTTCGCCCACGCCGCCGCCGTCCACCGTGTAAGCCCATTCGGCCCGGAACGCCTCAACATCGAAATGCTGCGCGCCCTTGCCCACTTCCTCATCCGGCGTAAAGGCGACGCGAATATCACCATGTGGGACCTGCCGTTTTTTCAGCCGCACCAGCGCGGTGATGATCTCCGCGATCCCCGCCTTATCATCGGCGCCCAACAGCGTTTTGCCGTCGGTCGTAATCAGCGTCTGCCCCAGCAGATGATGCAACACCGGGAACATCACCGGCGACAGCACCTCGTCGCCCACGCCCAGTGCGATATCACCGCCGCGGTAATTCTCCACAATCTGCGGGTTGACGTGCTTGCCGCTGAAATCCGGCGAGGTATCCATATGCGCGATAAACCCCACCGCCGGCACCGGCCAGGCCACATTACCCGGTAACGTTGCCATCACACAGCCGTGCTTGCTGAGGGACACCTGCTCAAACCCCAGCTCGGTCAATTCCTGTTGCAACGCCTGCGCCAGTTTTAATTGCCCTTCGGTACTCGGCACCTGCCGCACACCCGCTTTGGACTGGGTGTCAAACGCGACATAATTTAAAAAACGATCAAGTAATTTTTCCATCACCACCCCCTCCGATGGATTACGTGTTTCATTATGTAGAGGGTGTCAGCGTCAGATATTGCGTCAGGTCAGTTTTTATTGGTTTTCCCCCTGACGCCACCGCTCAGAACGCCCGTACGGCAGGGCGGATAACACGCCGGCATGCCGACCGCGCCCATCAGGCTCAGCAATTAATTAACAATTTATCAACACGAAGAGACTGGCGAAGCGAGTCGCCACAAGGCAAGGCAGGAATGGAACCCCCAGCCTAGCTGGGGGTTTTCTATAGACAATAGGGGCCGACGGCTTGACGCCCGCCGGCCTGCGAAGGTTACAACCACTCGTAATACTGACCCAGGCTTTTATCGCAGCCGCAGCAACTACCGCATTTGGGCGCGGCCTCGCCGCTGTGAAAGCGGATTTTGCCCTTCTGCACCCACACCGCCAGCATCCCTTCCACCACACCGGGATCGGCCTTAAAAGCGGTGCTAATGTCCTGCAGCGACACCTTTTTTCTTTCGCGGACAAAATCCCGCAATTCCAGTAGCGTCATCATGTTCTCCCCGGCGGGCGGCTGGCCCGCCCGACTGGTTACTTCGCTTCACCTACCGCCATACGCTGACGTTGCAAGCCATTACGGCGCAGCAGCATCACCGTGACGCACAGCATCGCCGCCACCCCCAGCAACGCGCACAGCGAGTACAACGGATGCTGGGCAAAACGCCCGATCTGATACACCACTACCGCGGTGCTATACCCGACCTGAATGGTCCACCCGGCGCAGAACAGCGTCCAGGCGGTTCCCACTTCACGCCAGATGGCCGACACCGCCGCCACGCAAGGGATGTACAACAACACCATCAGCAAATAGCTGAACGCGCCCAACCGGCCATCAAACATCTGACTAATCACGGTCAGCGAGGTCACGGAAAACTTGTTGTCTTTAGCGATGGTGTCGGTATCGGTCAAATCCCCGACGTTGATCCCCATCGGGTTAAGCAGCGCATCGCCCAGCTTGCCCAGGTTTTCCGGAATGGTCGCCAGCGCGTCGTGAATACCGCCGGTCAGGCTGAAGGTTTTTTCCTCCTTCGCGCCGCCGCTCTGCGAGGCCGCCATCGCGCCATACAACGAATCCAGCGTACCGACCACCGCCTCTTTGGCGAAGATTCCGGTGAATACTCCCACCGCCGCCGGCCAGTTCTCCTCCCGAATCCCCATCGGTTTGAATACCGGCACGATGGCTTGCCCGACGGCCGACAGCACCGATTTCTGGGTATTCTGGTTGCCGAAGGAACCATCCGTCCCCATCGAGTTAAGGAAACCCAACACCGTCACCACCACCACAATCAGCCGCCCGGCGCGTAGCAGGAACCCTTTCAGACGCTCCCAGGTACGGATCAGCACGCTGCGCAGACTGGGCAGATGGTAAGGGGGAATCTCCATGACAAACGCGGAAGCATCACCTTTCAGCGCGGTGTTTTTCAGCAGAAATCCGGTGGCGATAGCGGCGGCGATCCCGACCAGATACAACCCGAACACCAGATTCTGTCCGCCTTCGACAAACAACGCCGAGGCAAACAGCACGTATACCGGCAGCCGCGCGCCGCAGGACATAAACGGCGCCATCATCACCGTGACCACGCGGTCGCTGTGACGCTCCATGGTGCGGGTCGCCATCACGGCGGGCACGTTACAGCCAAAGCCGACAATCAGCGGCACAAACGCCTTACCCGGCAAACCGATGCTGCGCATAAACCGGTCCATCACAAACGCCGCCCGCGCCATATAACCGGAGTCTTCCAGCCAGGACAGGAACAGATACAGACAGCCGATCACCGGAATAAAGGTGGACACGGTCTGAATGCCGCCGCCCACGCCATCCGCCAGCAAGGTTTTCAGCCATTCAGGGGTGTGCAACGCCAGCAGCAGTTCGCCGAACCCCTCCACCAGCAACGCACCGAACAGCTTGTCGAAGAAATCGATAAACGCGCTGCCGACATTGATGGTGAACACAAACATCAGGTACATCACCAGCAGGAAGATCGGAATACCAAAAAAACGGTGCAGCACGACGCGGTCGATCTTGTCGGTCAGAGTCGCGGAGACTTCGCCGCGCCGGGTAATCACCTCGCGGGCCACCGCCCCCACAAACTGATAACGCGCGTCCGCCAGGAAGATATCCAGTTCATCTTCGTATTCCGCCACCAGCCGGGTCACCTGCGCATCGGCAAACGCCAATGCGTCAGCCGTCACCCGGTTACGCACGGTAACATCGCCTTCCAGCAACTGAATCGCCAGCCAATGCGGATTGCGAATGGCGGGCTGCCCCTGCAACCGTTCCGCAATCGCCTGCGCAGCCTGGCTCAGCGGCGCATCGTAAGGAATCGACACCGGCGGAATCACCGGCTGCGCCAGTGCTGCCTGACACACCTCGTGCAGCATCTCGATGCCTTTTTTCTGGCTGGCGGTAATCGGGATGACCGGACATCCCAATCGCTGCTGCAGACCGGCGATATCAATATCCAGTTTGCGGGCGGTGGCGATATCCATCATGTTGACGGCCACCACCATCGGCACCTGCATATCCAGCAACTGTGCAGTGAGGTACAGATTACGTTCCAGGTTGGAGGCATCGACGATATTCAGCACCAGATTGGCTTCACCGGACAGAATGTAATCGCGCGCCACCCGCTCATCTTCCGAACTCTCGGAAGAGGGGTTCAGCGAGTAAACCCCCGGCAGATCC
The DNA window shown above is from Dickeya dadantii NCPPB 898 and carries:
- the feoB gene encoding Fe(2+) transporter permease subunit FeoB, producing MSTQPVICVVGNPNCGKTTLFNVLTGGKQTVGNWPGVTVEKKVGSYRYQQQQVTLVDLPGVYSLNPSSESSEDERVARDYILSGEANLVLNIVDASNLERNLYLTAQLLDMQVPMVVAVNMMDIATARKLDIDIAGLQQRLGCPVIPITASQKKGIEMLHEVCQAALAQPVIPPVSIPYDAPLSQAAQAIAERLQGQPAIRNPHWLAIQLLEGDVTVRNRVTADALAFADAQVTRLVAEYEDELDIFLADARYQFVGAVAREVITRRGEVSATLTDKIDRVVLHRFFGIPIFLLVMYLMFVFTINVGSAFIDFFDKLFGALLVEGFGELLLALHTPEWLKTLLADGVGGGIQTVSTFIPVIGCLYLFLSWLEDSGYMARAAFVMDRFMRSIGLPGKAFVPLIVGFGCNVPAVMATRTMERHSDRVVTVMMAPFMSCGARLPVYVLFASALFVEGGQNLVFGLYLVGIAAAIATGFLLKNTALKGDASAFVMEIPPYHLPSLRSVLIRTWERLKGFLLRAGRLIVVVVTVLGFLNSMGTDGSFGNQNTQKSVLSAVGQAIVPVFKPMGIREENWPAAVGVFTGIFAKEAVVGTLDSLYGAMAASQSGGAKEEKTFSLTGGIHDALATIPENLGKLGDALLNPMGINVGDLTDTDTIAKDNKFSVTSLTVISQMFDGRLGAFSYLLMVLLYIPCVAAVSAIWREVGTAWTLFCAGWTIQVGYSTAVVVYQIGRFAQHPLYSLCALLGVAAMLCVTVMLLRRNGLQRQRMAVGEAK